Proteins encoded in a region of the Tachyglossus aculeatus isolate mTacAcu1 chromosome 11, mTacAcu1.pri, whole genome shotgun sequence genome:
- the SNAI3 gene encoding zinc finger protein SNAI3: MPRSFLVKKHSSNRIPNYGQLETQKETNGSCHTCGGLVFPLLLPDKPPPPGPCDAARVWERNSVIARISLPLPPAAAAGGPPSPGPLELSLVDTLAGRAPGTPLKDSLNHLNLPPHLGPPKRRPPDPEPEGEGAPEKWPGPGEGPGGEALGSPGRFECFDCRKSYHTFSGLAKHRQLSCEPQARRYFSCKYCDKEYVSLGALKMHIRTHTLPCICKICGKAFSRPWLLQGHIRTHTGEKPYACSHCNRAFADRSNLRAHLQTHSDIKKYQCKSCAKTFSRMSLLARHEEAGCCPAS; this comes from the exons AAACCAATGGCTCCTGCCACACCTGCGGGGGGCTGGTGTTCCCCCTTCTCCTGCCGGAcaagccccctcctcccgggcCTTGCGACGCCGCCCGGGTCTGGGAGCGCAACTCGGTCATCGCccggatctccctgcctctcccgccGGCTGCGGCAGCGGGCGGGCCCCCCAGCCCGGGGCCCCTGGAGCTCAGCCTGGTGGACACGCTGGCCGGCCGAGCCCCCGGCACCCCGCTCAAGGACAGTCTGAACCACCTCAACCTCCCGCCCCACCTGGGCCCGCCCAAGAGGCGCCCGCCCGACCCGGAGCCGGAGGGGGAAGGGGCTCCGGAAAagtggcccgggcccggggaggggccgggcggCGAGGCCCTGGGGTCCCCGGGCCGGTTCGAGTGCTTCGACTGCCGCAAGTCCTACCACACGTTCTCCGGCCTGGCCAAGCACAGGCAGCTGAGCTGCGAGCCGCAGGCCCGCCGATACTTCAGCTGCAAGTACTGCGACAAGGAGTACGTGAGCCTGGGGGCCCTCAAGATGCACATCCGCACCCACACGCTGCCCTGCATCTGCAAGATCTGCGGCAAAGCCTTCTCCCGGCCCTGGCTGCTGCAGGGACACATCAGGACGCATACAG GTGAGAAGCCATACGCCTGCTCCCACTGTAACCGGGCCTTTGCCGACCGCTCCAACCTCCGGGCCCACCTGCAGACCCATTCGGACATCAAGAAATACCAGTGTAAGAGCTGTGCCAAGACTTTCTCCCGCATGTCCTTGCTGGCACGGCACGAGGAGGCCGGCTGCTGTCCCGCCTCCTGA